The region CTTCTCACAAATATggtgttttttaactttttaatcttttcaagcttacaagtaaaaaagaaaaaatcattgcTGTTCTGATGTGCATAATTCTTACCAGTAtgatacacatatttttatatatttaaaaggaatttgtaatttttctctttgagttACCCAACCAAATCCTTGACTCATTTTTTTATTGGGCTGTTTGGTCTTTTTTGATTTGTGGAAGCTCTTTACTTAAGTGGGAATTAACACTTTGGACATAAGCTGTTTTTATTCAAATAAGTTTTCTCAGTTTGTTATTTGTTGACTTTGTttatttatgatttgtttttgttttttgattgtcttttttttgtttttttttgtcatgCAGAAATTTTTACTTTCCTGGTAGTTGAATTTATTAGCCTTTCCCTTAAGTGCTGTCTGGATTTTTGTTCTACTTAAAAACATatgctcaggccgggcgctgtggctcacgcctgtaatcctagctctttgggaggccgaggcgggtggattgctcgaggtcaggagttcgaaaccagcctgagcaagagcgagaccccgtctctactataaatagaaagaaactaattggccaactaatatatatagaaaaaattagccgggcatggtggcgcatgcctgtagtcccagctacttgggaggctgagacagaaggatcgcttgagcccaggagtttgaggttgctgtgagctaggctgacgccacggcactcactctagcctgggcaacaaagtgagactctgtctcaaaaacaaaactaaacaaaaaaaaaaaaaaccatatgctCAATTCTGAGATCATTGAAAAATAATCTACTTTTTCTTCTAGCActtttatgctttcatttttttacgATTGCATCTTTGATCcaactgaaatttatttgatACAAGGAGTGAGGTAGGGATTGAACTTAAATTTTTTCCAGATGACTACCAAATAGTCTCCAAATTGTTTGTTTAATACTATGCATTTTCCCCTTTGATATGCCATATTATCTTTATTACATACtaaattattaaagtattaaatgTGGGTCTTTTTTCTAGATTCTTTGTGCTATTCTCTTGCTTCGAGCATGTGCTGTTAATACACTATTGTATTTActctaattttataatatgttatatttgGTAGTCTCCCCTTGTTACtcctattttttggaagagtattggctattcttgcttttttttttttttcagtccattctgtttttagtttatttgattATGTTAACTTTTTAGATTTATCTAGGAagatttgacatttttataagattttttcctATCCTAAAAAGAACAGGACCAATACCTCTGAATAAATAGTCCATGCCTGGAAAGTTAGGCATAGTTAGATTGGTGCAGCCAAGGCAGCTTGACCACAGCGTAATGCCCTCTCTGAGAGCATCCTTATTCCCCCTGCTCTGCTTCCCTATTCTGACTGGTGGAGAACATCCCTGCAAGATATGGAAATGGAACTTCAGCCTCATCAGACTCTACGGTAGCAGCAACACTTCTTGTCTTAAACTAAGAGAAAAACATTACTAGCTTTTCTTTTAACTATTGTGGCTTTGGTGACTTTTGATCTACTTAGGAAACTGTGTTCTGATTTTTCCTCTTAATAAGTTATTAGTGGCTGGTTGCTatagctcatgcttataatcctagcacattgggaggccgaggcaggaggattgcttcagtccAGGTGTTagaaaccagcctaggcaatagcaagaccctgtctctacaaaaaaagtttaaaagttagccaggtatcATGGTGTGCACGgtggtcccagccactcagaggctgaagaagaaggatctcttgagcacaGAAgctggaggctgcaatgagctatgatgatgcactgtagcccagacaacagagtgatacgctgtctcaaaaaaaaaaaaagttattagcTTGATTAAACTGTAATAAAGTAGTAGTTGGTTGTGGAGTTACATATTTTATTGTGGATGTTTTAGCTTTATCTGTTTGACTGATTTTCAGAAATCCTCAGAAGAAAAAATTGCTAAACTACAGAAGCTTCATGAAAAGGAGCTGGCCAGCAAGGAGCAGGAACTGACCAAGAAGTTACAGACACAAGAAAGGGAATTTCAGGAGCAAATAAAAATAGCTCTTGTAAGTACCTGTTTTGTTTCTGCTATAGGTAAATTTAGCAGAGTTATAAAGTTGTCATCCTTTCACTCATGCGTTCCAGCTTGAGGTCAGACTACTTGGCAGCCTTAAACTTTGGGTATGCAGAGAGGATAGAAAGTAGAGCTTGTTAGCTTGGTATtgtgtgaaaattaaatttactgATCTAACAAGCTTTCATCAATCAGTTTGTTTATCTATCCTTTCTACCCTGGCAGTAGGCTAtaattagggaaaaataaagaagataggTTTGTTGAAGTAGTGGTAACTCAGGAAGAATGTCTAAAAAATTCACCAGACCGAATTTACCCAGAGGTCAAGGCTCAGAAAATTTTggctgaattatattttaaagaagaaaaaatgaaaatgaccaagtagttttcattttaagtagaataattttagtaataattttCAGTCTccacaatgtttaaaaaaaagagttagaTTTAAAAACTTACAGAACTAAAAAGATCAATAACCAGAAAAGCAGATTCAGATTTTTGCTGGAAGATTTGTTGAAATAGCataatttgaaagtttaaaacaaaaaatatttttcttcaattgtAAAAGCCTTTTGCATAAGTTGTCATAAAAAGTGTTAGTGTCAAAAATGTGGTTTGTTTTTATATGAGGTTATTATCCACAATATAATAAcgtgtaataataataataatgtataatttgaAAATTCTTTCAATGTAAAAGGTTGAGAAATAGTGTTTTACCATTGGCAGTACACTTTTCTTAATTGAAgtttaattaagaaattaacaCTTAGTGTGTTAATTTACTGTTAAAGTACTCTCTAGAACTTTTCTTCTCAAAACAGTAAACACCTTTATTGGTAATTTTGGTACCAATTCATATTGGTAAATACCAATATGAATATTGGTATGTAATAAGGACATTCAGAGAAGCTTTTCAGGATTGATGGGGTATTAGAGCCCAGATCATCTAAAAGAGTTATATAGGCTTTATTTGATAGATATTTACTTGATCTTATCCATATATCCATAAGTAATCTTCtgattttgatttggttttccaTGTGGTCTCCCCTATTATAATGAAGTGTTTCTCAAAAATTGTATACACTTAAAATCTAGTTTCTAGACCTAGAGTGGAAGTACCAAAAGCTGTTACAGAGAAGAGGTAGCAGCAATTGTGTGATCTTTCACATTCAGCAgtgttttagaaaacattttaactagTGGGAAAATAGCAGATATAATGGAAGGGTTACTGCaacaaaatttttcatattaatagtAATTGGAAGACCCCATTGGAAAAGCCACAGTGCCTTATTTCTGCAAACTAAAGCATGGGAGGAGACAGATGATGATACTGTCTACCTCACAGGACTGGGAGCAGATCAAAGGAAATTAATAATTCCTATGGAAGTTGTTTGGAATGCTGAAGATGTATGTGGGTCTAAGATGTATATGGGTCTTAATTGTTTTTGATGCAGGAAAAGAGTCAATCAGAATATTTGAAGATCACccaagaaaaagaacagcaagaaTCTTTGGCCCTGGAAGAGTTAGAGTTGCAGAAAAAAGCAATCCTTACGGAGAGTGAAAATAAATTTCGGGACCTTCAGCAAGAACTAGAGACTTATAGAACTGTAAGTTTAAATAATATTCAGGTTCTGGAGCTGTGAAATTGTTTGCATATGAAAACTATTGTTATATTTCTGGTCAATAAAGTTTCAAAGTAGCTTTTGTTTTACTGGATTAGAGTTAGGTATACATGTGCTTCATTTTTAGATAGTGAGAGATATGGCTCTGCCTTTCTTAACTTTTTCCTTCAGAGTCAAGATTATATTTTCATGAGATAATAGATGTCTTTGGTAAAATTTGTATAGATTcctcctttttgaaaaaaaagatcCTCTAAATAATTTAGAGGTGGATAAATcagatacattattttttttttcataactaaTAAAGTACTATTATAGGCCTTAAAGTAAAAACGGAGGGAGGAATCCATCTTCTTACCAAAGTTACTATTatctattttatgatttaattgTTTTTGACTCTCCAGTTAGAATATTGTTGAAAATGTAGGTAGTTGAAAAGATTACCCAAGTAAGTAAAAAGAATTTGGAATTATCAGTtgtgttaaaaatataatcttttctttGTTATATGATTCCTTTAGTAATTAAACAcaaattctttgtcttttctagTGTTTGGTATGGTATGTAAAGctatttatctaaattttaatCTGTGGGTAGGTGGTAGACATGTCTTTATATCACAGCTAATAAATAAGTAtgtactttaataaaaaatacatctgtttTCATTAACAGAGAATTCTTGAATTGGAAAGTTCTTTGGAAAAAAGTTTAGACGAAAGCAAAAGTCAATCAAAAGATTTAGCTGTTCATTTGGaagctgaaaaaaataagcacaatGAAGAAATTACAATCATGGTTGAAAAACACAAGACAGAATTGGAAAGCCTGCAGCATCAGCAGGATAAACTTTGGACTGAAAAACTCCAAGTCTTAAAGCAACAGCATCAGACTGAAATGGAAAAACTTAGAGAAAAGtgtgagcaagaaaaagaaacattgttgaaagacaaagagagtctcTTCCAGGCCCACATAGAAGAGATGAATGAAAAGACTTTAGAAAAGCTTGATGTGAAGCAAACAGAACTGGAATCATTATCTTCTGAACTATCAGAAGTATTAAAAGCCCGTCAAAAGCTAGAAGGGGAACTTTCTGTTCTAAAGGATGAAACAGATAAAATGAAACAGGAATTAGAGGCCAAGCTGGACGAACAGAAAAATCATCACCAGCAAGAAGTTGACAATATCATTAAAGAACATGAGATATCCATCCACAGAACTGAGAAGGCATTAAAAGATCAAATTAATCAACTCGAGCTTCTTTTGATGGAAAAGGACAAGCATCTGGAACAGCGTCAGGCTCATGTAGATAATTTGGAGGCAGATATTAAAAGATCTGAAGGGGAACTCCAGAAGGCATCTGCTAAGCTGGATCTGTTTCAGTCATACCAGAGTACCACAGATGAGCAAACCAAAGCATATGAGGAACAGTTGGCCCAATTACAGCAAAAGTTGTTGGATTTGGAAACAGAAAGAATTCTTCTTACCAAGCAGGTAGCTGAAGttgaaacacaaaagaaagatatttatattgAGTTAGATGCTCACAAAAACCAGGTGCAGGACTTAATGCAGCAACttgaaaatcagaatattgaaatggagcaaaaattaaaatctttaaccCAACTGTATGAATCCCAACTTAAAGATAATAACAGAGAACAGGAACAGATAAAGCAACTCTtgatggaaaaggaaaatataattttgcaaaTGAGAGAAGGGCAGAGCAAAGAAATTGAGATAGTCACACAGAAATTGTCAGCCAAGGAGGACAGTATTCGTATTTTGCATGAGGAATAtgaaaccaaatttaaaaatcaagaaaaaaagatggaaaaaattaagcagaaatcAAAGGAGATGCAAGAAACGTTAAAGAAGAAATTGTTGGATCAGGAAGCCAAACTTAAAAAGGAGCTTGAAAATACTGTTCTAGAGCTtagtcagaaagaaaaacagttcaGTGCCAAAGTGTTGGAAATGGCACAGGCTAACTCAGCTGGAATCAATGATGCAGTGTCAAGactggaaacaaaccaaaaggaACAAATAGAAAGTCTTACCGAGGTTCATCGGCGAGAACTCAATGATGTCATATCAATTTGGGAAAAGAAACTTAATCAGCAAACTGAAGAACTTCAGGAAAAACATGAAATGCAGTTACAGGAGAAAGAACAAGAAGTAGCAGAATTGAAGCAAAAGATCCTCATATTTGGGTGTGAAAAAGAAGAGATGAACAAGGAAATAATGTGGCTGAAGGAAGAGGGTGTTAAGCAGGATACAACATTAAATGAATTACAGGAACAATTAAAGCAGAAGTCTCTTCATATTGATACTGTCTCACAAAATGAGACTAAACTGAAAGCACAACTTGAAAAGCTGGAGGTTGACTTGAGTCATTCTCTGAAGGAAAACACTTTTCTTCAAGAGCAGTTAGTTGAACTGAAGATGCTGGCAGAAAAAGATAAGCTTAAGATTTCTGAGTTGACTGATAAGTTGAAAACCACAGTTGAAGAACTCCAGAGTCTGAAGTCTTCACAAGAAAGAAGTAACAAAAGCCTAGAAGACAAAAGCTTGGAATTCAAAAAACTGTCTGAGGAACTAGCAATTCAGCTAAATATTTACTGTAAGAAAACTGAAGCCTTGTTGGAAGCTAAAACAAATGAGCTAATCAACATTAGTAGTAGTAAAACAAATGCCATTCTCTCTAGGATTTCCCATTGTCAACACCACACAAGTAAAGTTAAAGAGGCACTATTAATGAAAACTTGCAAAGTTTCTGAATTAGAAGCACAACTTAGACAACTAACAGAGGAGCAAAATATGCTAAATACTTCTTTTCAACAGGCTACCCATcagttagaagaaaaagaaaatcaaattaagaGCATGAAGGCTGATATTGATGGTCTTGTAACAGAGAAAGAAGCGCTACAGAAGGAAGGAGGTAATCAGCAACAGGCTGCTTCTGAAAAGGAGTCTTGTATCACACAGTTGAAGAAAGAGTTATCTGAAAACATCAATGCTGTCACCTTGATGAAAGAagagcttaaagaaaaaaaatctgagattAGCAATCTTAATAAACAACTAACTGATTTGAACATTCAACTTCAAAATAGTATCAGCCTAACTGAGAAAGAAGCAGCCATTTCATCACTAAGTAAGCAATATGACGAAGAAAAACGTGAATTGCTGAATCAGGTACAGGATTTATCTTTGAAAGTTGATACTTTGTGTAAAGAGAAAATTTCTGCTCTTGAACAGGTAGATCACTGGTCCAACAAATTCTCAGAATGGAAGAAGAAAGCACAGTCAAAATTTACACAATATCAAAACACTATTAAAGAATTGCAGATGGTGCTTGAGTTAAAAACAAAGGAAGCACATGAAAAGGATGAGCAGATAAATTCACTGAAGGAAGACCTTGATcagcaaaataaaagatttgaatGTTTAAAGGGCGAAATGGAAGATAAGAAAAGcaagatggagaaaaaggaatgtaATTTAGAAACTGAGTTAAGGACTCAAACAGCAAAAATTGTGGAATTAGAGGACTATATTAcccagaaaacaaatgaaattgagTCTTTaaatgaagttcttaaaaattaCAATCAACAAAAGGATATTGAACAGAAAGAATTGGTTCAGAAACTTCAACATTTTCAAGAGTTAGGAGAAGAAAAGGACAACAGAGTTAAAGAAGctgaagaaaaagttttaagaCTTGAAAAgcaaatgtcttccatgaaagcgGAACTTGAAACTAAGAAGAAAGAATTGGAACATGTGAATTTAAGTGTGAAAAGTAAAGAAGAGGAGTTACAGGCACTGGAAAGTAGACTTGAGTTAGAAAGTACAGCAAAATTAgcagaactaaagaaaaaagCCGAACAAAAAATTGCTGCCATTAAGAAGCAGTTGTTATCtcaaatggaagagaaagaacagCAATATAAAAAAGGTACAGAAAGTCATTTGAAC is a window of Microcebus murinus isolate Inina chromosome 1, M.murinus_Inina_mat1.0, whole genome shotgun sequence DNA encoding:
- the GOLGA4 gene encoding golgin subfamily A member 4 isoform X6; protein product: MPISESWCLSQALYEQDWAFEELEKALSTAQKTEEARRKMKAEMDEQIKAMEKTSEEERISLQQELSRVKQEVVDIMKKSSEEKIAKLQKLHEKELASKEQELTKKLQTQEREFQEQIKIALEKSQSEYLKITQEKEQQESLALEELELQKKAILTESENKFRDLQQELETYRTRILELESSLEKSLDESKSQSKDLAVHLEAEKNKHNEEITIMVEKHKTELESLQHQQDKLWTEKLQVLKQQHQTEMEKLREKCEQEKETLLKDKESLFQAHIEEMNEKTLEKLDVKQTELESLSSELSEVLKARQKLEGELSVLKDETDKMKQELEAKLDEQKNHHQQEVDNIIKEHEISIHRTEKALKDQINQLELLLMEKDKHLEQRQAHVDNLEADIKRSEGELQKASAKLDLFQSYQSTTDEQTKAYEEQLAQLQQKLLDLETERILLTKQVAEVETQKKDIYIELDAHKNQVQDLMQQLENQNIEMEQKLKSLTQLYESQLKDNNREQEQIKQLLMEKENIILQMREGQSKEIEIVTQKLSAKEDSIRILHEEYETKFKNQEKKMEKIKQKSKEMQETLKKKLLDQEAKLKKELENTVLELSQKEKQFSAKVLEMAQANSAGINDAVSRLETNQKEQIESLTEVHRRELNDVISIWEKKLNQQTEELQEKHEMQLQEKEQEVAELKQKILIFGCEKEEMNKEIMWLKEEGVKQDTTLNELQEQLKQKSLHIDTVSQNETKLKAQLEKLEVDLSHSLKENTFLQEQLVELKMLAEKDKLKISELTDKLKTTVEELQSLKSSQERSNKSLEDKSLEFKKLSEELAIQLNIYCKKTEALLEAKTNELINISSSKTNAILSRISHCQHHTSKVKEALLMKTCKVSELEAQLRQLTEEQNMLNTSFQQATHQLEEKENQIKSMKADIDGLVTEKEALQKEGGNQQQAASEKESCITQLKKELSENINAVTLMKEELKEKKSEISNLNKQLTDLNIQLQNSISLTEKEAAISSLSKQYDEEKRELLNQVQDLSLKVDTLCKEKISALEQVDHWSNKFSEWKKKAQSKFTQYQNTIKELQMVLELKTKEAHEKDEQINSLKEDLDQQNKRFECLKGEMEDKKSKMEKKECNLETELRTQTAKIVELEDYITQKTNEIESLNEVLKNYNQQKDIEQKELVQKLQHFQELGEEKDNRVKEAEEKVLRLEKQMSSMKAELETKKKELEHVNLSVKSKEEELQALESRLELESTAKLAELKKKAEQKIAAIKKQLLSQMEEKEQQYKKGTESHLNELNAKLQEREREVHILEEKLKSVESSPQSEAPVVPRSAKNVEACTEQKAADSQSCMQKTYEEKISVLQRNLTEKEQLLQRLEQEKEETVSSHSEMQCKYQELLIKLEHAEAKQHEDQVMIDNLQEELEEKNKKYGILMASQHVEEGGKNNIGARQNLENVVQKTLQEKELTCQVLEQKIKELDARLVREKEVHRVEMEELTSKYEKLQALQQQMDGKNNPTEVLEESTEEKSKSHVLQPKLLSNTEAQHNDLEFKLAGAEREKQKLSKEITRLQKDLRMLRKEHQQELDILKKECEQEMEEKIKQEQEDLELKHNSTLKQLMREFNTQLAQKEQELEMTIKETINKAQEVEAELLESHQEETNQLHKKIAEKDDDLKRTARRYEEILDAREEEMTAKVMDLQTQLEELQKKYQQKLQQEENPGSDHVTIMELQTQLAQKTTLISDSKLKEQEFREQIHNLEDRLKKYEKNVYATTVGTPYKGGSLYHTDVSLFGEPTEFEYLRKVLFEYMMGRETKTMAKVITTVLKFPDDQTQKILEREDARLMFTSPRSGIF
- the GOLGA4 gene encoding golgin subfamily A member 4 isoform X1; translation: MFKKLKQKISEEQQQLQQALSPTQASSNSSTPVRTRSRTSSFTEQLDEGTPNKELLAGMIAEPAFLSEYTIFALDSSIQPKTQSDSVNASTQATKSPDSVNGSEPTTPQSGDTQSFAQKIQLRVPSMESLFLSPIKESLFRSSSKESLVRTSSRESLNRLDLDFSAATFDPPSDMDSEAEDSQGNSDSLSKEQLIHRLQRMERSLSSYRRKYSELVTAYQTLQREKKKLQGILSQSQDKALRRIGELREELQMDQQAKKHLQEEFDASLEEKDQYISVLQTQVSLLKQRLRNGPMNVDIPKPLSQMEPQAESFTKEENTENDVEPVVGDGASAKTLETLQQRVKRQENLLQRCKETIRSHKEQCTLLTSEKEALQEQLDERLQELEKMKDLHMAEKTKLITQLRDAKNLIEQLEQDKGMVIAETKRQMHETLEMKEEEIAQLRSHIKQMTTQGEELREQKEKSERAAFEELEKALSTAQKTEEARRKMKAEMDEQIKAMEKTSEEERISLQQELSRVKQEVVDIMKKSSEEKIAKLQKLHEKELASKEQELTKKLQTQEREFQEQIKIALEKSQSEYLKITQEKEQQESLALEELELQKKAILTESENKFRDLQQELETYRTRILELESSLEKSLDESKSQSKDLAVHLEAEKNKHNEEITIMVEKHKTELESLQHQQDKLWTEKLQVLKQQHQTEMEKLREKCEQEKETLLKDKESLFQAHIEEMNEKTLEKLDVKQTELESLSSELSEVLKARQKLEGELSVLKDETDKMKQELEAKLDEQKNHHQQEVDNIIKEHEISIHRTEKALKDQINQLELLLMEKDKHLEQRQAHVDNLEADIKRSEGELQKASAKLDLFQSYQSTTDEQTKAYEEQLAQLQQKLLDLETERILLTKQVAEVETQKKDIYIELDAHKNQVQDLMQQLENQNIEMEQKLKSLTQLYESQLKDNNREQEQIKQLLMEKENIILQMREGQSKEIEIVTQKLSAKEDSIRILHEEYETKFKNQEKKMEKIKQKSKEMQETLKKKLLDQEAKLKKELENTVLELSQKEKQFSAKVLEMAQANSAGINDAVSRLETNQKEQIESLTEVHRRELNDVISIWEKKLNQQTEELQEKHEMQLQEKEQEVAELKQKILIFGCEKEEMNKEIMWLKEEGVKQDTTLNELQEQLKQKSLHIDTVSQNETKLKAQLEKLEVDLSHSLKENTFLQEQLVELKMLAEKDKLKISELTDKLKTTVEELQSLKSSQERSNKSLEDKSLEFKKLSEELAIQLNIYCKKTEALLEAKTNELINISSSKTNAILSRISHCQHHTSKVKEALLMKTCKVSELEAQLRQLTEEQNMLNTSFQQATHQLEEKENQIKSMKADIDGLVTEKEALQKEGGNQQQAASEKESCITQLKKELSENINAVTLMKEELKEKKSEISNLNKQLTDLNIQLQNSISLTEKEAAISSLSKQYDEEKRELLNQVQDLSLKVDTLCKEKISALEQVDHWSNKFSEWKKKAQSKFTQYQNTIKELQMVLELKTKEAHEKDEQINSLKEDLDQQNKRFECLKGEMEDKKSKMEKKECNLETELRTQTAKIVELEDYITQKTNEIESLNEVLKNYNQQKDIEQKELVQKLQHFQELGEEKDNRVKEAEEKVLRLEKQMSSMKAELETKKKELEHVNLSVKSKEEELQALESRLELESTAKLAELKKKAEQKIAAIKKQLLSQMEEKEQQYKKGTESHLNELNAKLQEREREVHILEEKLKSVESSPQSEAPVVPRSAKNVEACTEQKAADSQSCMQKTYEEKISVLQRNLTEKEQLLQRLEQEKEETVSSHSEMQCKYQELLIKLEHAEAKQHEDQVMIDNLQEELEEKNKKYGILMASQHVEEGGKNNIGARQNLENVVQKTLQEKELTCQVLEQKIKELDARLVREKEVHRVEMEELTSKYEKLQALQQQMDGKNNPTEVLEESTEEKSKSHVLQPKLLSNTEAQHNDLEFKLAGAEREKQKLSKEITRLQKDLRMLRKEHQQELDILKKECEQEMEEKIKQEQEDLELKHNSTLKQLMREFNTQLAQKEQELEMTIKETINKAQEVEAELLESHQEETNQLHKKIAEKDDDLKRTARRYEEILDAREEEMTAKVMDLQTQLEELQKKYQQKLQQEENPGSDHVTIMELQTQLAQKTTLISDSKLKEQEFREQIHNLEDRLKKYEKNVYATTVGTPYKGGSLYHTDVSLFGEPTEFEYLRKVLFEYMMGRETKTMAKVITTVLKFPDDQTQKILEREDARLMFTSPRSGIF
- the GOLGA4 gene encoding golgin subfamily A member 4 isoform X2 — protein: MFKKLKQKISEEQQQLQQALSPTQASSNSSTPVRTRSRTSSFTEQLDEGTPNKELLAGMIAEPAFLSEYTIFALDSSIQPKTQSDSVNASTQATKSPDSVNGSEPTTPQSGDTQSFAQKIQLRVPSMESLFLSPIKESLFRSSSKESLVRTSSRESLNRLDLDFSAATFDPPSDMDSEAEDSQGNSDSLSKEQLIHRLQRMERSLSSYRRKYSELVTAYQTLQREKKKLQGILSQSQDKALRRIGELREELQMDQQAKKHLQEEFDASLEEKDQYISVLQTQVSLLKQRLRNGPMNVDIPKPLSQMEPQAESFTKEENTENDVEPVVGDGASAKTLETLQQRVKRQENLLQRCKETIRSHKEQCTLLTSEKEALQEQLDERLQELEKMKDLHMAEKTKLITQLRDAKNLIEQLEQDKGMVIAETKRQMHETLEMKEEEIAQLRSHIKQMTTQGEELREQKEKSERAAFEELEKALSTAQKTEEARRKMKAEMDEQIKAMEKTSEEERISLQQELSRVKQEVVDIMKKSSEEKIAKLQKLHEKELASKEQELTKKLQTQEREFQEQIKIALEKSQSEYLKITQEKEQQESLALEELELQKKAILTESENKFRDLQQELETYRTRILELESSLEKSLDESKSQSKDLAVHLEAEKNKHNEEITIMVEKHKTELESLQHQQDKLWTEKLQVLKQQHQTEMEKLREKCEQEKETLLKDKESLFQAHIEEMNEKTLEKLDVKQTELESLSSELSEVLKARQKLEGELSVLKDETDKMKQELEAKLDEQKNHHQQEVDNIIKEHEISIHRTEKALKDQINQLELLLMEKDKHLEQRQAHVDNLEADIKRSEGELQKASAKLDLFQSYQSTTDEQTKAYEEQLAQLQQKLLDLETERILLTKQVAEVETQKKDIYIELDAHKNQVQDLMQQLENQNIEMEQKLKSLTQLYESQLKDNNREQEQIKQLLMEKENIILQMREGQSKEIEIVTQKLSAKEDSIRILHEEYETKFKNQEKKMEKIKQKSKEMQETLKKKLLDQEAKLKKELENTVLELSQKEKQFSAKVLEMAQANSAGINDAVSRLETNQKEQIESLTEVHRRELNDVISIWEKKLNQQTEELQEKHEMQLQEKEQEVAELKQKILIFGCEKEEMNKEIMWLKEEGVKQDTTLNELQEQLKQKSLHIDTVSQNETKLKAQLEKLEVDLSHSLKENTFLQEQLVELKMLAEKDKLKISELTDKLKTTVEELQSLKSSQERSNKSLEDKSLEFKKLSEELAIQLNIYCKKTEALLEAKTNELINISSSKTNAILSRISHCQHHTSKVKEALLMKTCKVSELEAQLRQLTEEQNMLNTSFQQATHQLEEKENQIKSMKADIDGLVTEKEALQKEGGNQQQAASEKESCITQLKKELSENINAVTLMKEELKEKKSEISNLNKQLTDLNIQLQNSISLTEKEAAISSLSKQYDEEKRELLNQVQDLSLKVDTLCKEKISALEQVDHWSNKFSEWKKKAQSKFTQYQNTIKELQMVLELKTKEAHEKDEQINSLKEDLDQQNKRFECLKGEMEDKKSKMEKKECNLETELRTQTAKIVELEDYITQKTNEIESLNEVLKNYNQQKDIEQKELVQKLQHFQELGEEKDNRVKEAEEKVLRLEKQMSSMKAELETKKKELEHVNLSVKSKEEELQALESRLELESTAKLAELKKKAEQKIAAIKKQLLSQMEEKEQQYKKGTESHLNELNAKLQEREREVHILEEKLKSVESSPQSEAPVVPRSAKNVEACTEQKAADSQSCMQKTYEEKISVLQRNLTEKEQLLQRLEQEKEETVSSHSEMQCKYQELLIKLEHAEAKQHEDQVMIDNLQEELEEKNKKYGILMASQHVEEGGKNNIGARQNLENVVQKTLQEKELTCQVLEQKIKELDARLVREKEVHRVEMEELTSKYEKLQALQQQMDGKNNPTEVLEESTEEKSKSHVLQPKLLSNTEAQHNDLEFKLAGAEREKQKLSKEITRLQKDLRMLRKEHQQELDILKKECEQEMEEKIKQEQEDLELKHNSTLKQLMREFNTQLAQKEQELEMTIKETINKAQEVEAELLESHQEETNQLHKKIAEKDDDLKRTARRYEEILDAREEEMTAKVMDLQTQLEELQKKYQQKLQQEENPGSDHVTIMELQTQLAQKTTLISDSKLKEQEFREQIHNLEDRLKKYEKNVYATTVGTPYKGGSLYHTDVSLFGEPTEFEYLRKVLFEYMMGRETKTMAKVITTVLKFPDDQTQKILEREDARLMSWLRSSS